TCCGTACATGTACCGCACTGGGGAACCATCGTCCGAGGTGGCACTATCGTAACAGATGGACAGATCGGTGTAGCTGATCGGTGCATAGGCACGGGTCGTTTTGGGTCGTACGCGTACCTCGCTGCGTGTTTTGGAGCGAGCACGTGGCCGGTGTGTCCTTGGGCGACCACCTTTCCGGGGCCTTAGCTCATCGACCGGAGGAATGGGAAGAATGTTGGTGAATCGATAATACTCGAGAAAAGTACGGGCCAGATTTCGTCCGATACGCATGTCTGGAAAGGAGAGTGTGTAAAAGGATTTTTAGTAAAAGGTTCCGCCATCTTTAGAGACAAATCCTTCGGCATGACATACATCCATCTTCCGTGTACTGGGTAAGAATGTTGGTACCGTTTAGAAAATACCCGCACATCGACACCTCCAGCGTGTACGTGTTAACGTTATCGCTGAGCGCCTCGACAAAGTATCGCCGAGCCGTGCCAGACTTGCGATCGTCCGCATTGAACATCATGTGCTCCTGGCAAAAGTCCTCACACTTGGTAGCGAACAGCTTCGGAAACACTAGATGACGCTCGTACCGGTACACGTTGTCGTACGTGCTGCCGTAGATGAACGTTCCGGTTAGGCTCGAATGCGCATGGATATCGATCACAAAGTCCACCTGGTAACACTAGATAAGATAAACGGATCAAATTCTTTGCCCTTCCAACTCCAAAAATAAAGCTGGAGCTTACTAACACTTGAATTATCGTACTCCTTCAGCATCTTCATCACAGCCGATAGGGTTGGGTGCGTGTACTGGGACAGTTTATTCCACGATCGGTTCAGATCGTGCCCAATCACATTGCATCGGTTATTCCCCAGAAATACCCCGTCCGGATTGAGCATCGGTACGATCTTGAACACCACGTGTTCGCGCAATGCTTTCGCGATCGGTTGACTAGCGGCGGCCAGAAATTCGATCAATCCTTGCACGACGTACGATGCCGGCGACTCCCCCGGGTGTATACGGGCCAATATAACGACCATATGGATCACATTTTTCGGCTCCATCTTGTCCGGTTTCTTTACGTCATCGAACGTGATCAGTTCCAGTTTGCGGTTTTGCTACAATTAAAAGACAATTTTAGGAACACGTCGGCCACCAGACTCCACAGACTTACGATACTCATGCCCAACGATGATCGTTCGAAGGTTTCCGGAAATTTAAGTTCTACCGCGTTCAGGTACGCCTGCATCTTGGAGTACGAATAGGGGAAGGTAAGCGCAAACTGGTACACCTCATCCTCCTTGTCGAACCCGAACGCAAAGCTCAACACGTAGTGATTCTGATGGACAGGCGATTTGTAGTAGAACACCTCACACCGTGGCAATCGTTGCCATTTTGGACGGCTGGTAGATTTGACCAGCGGTGTCATGCCATCCTTAAACAGATTGCGACTCTTGTTCATGTTGACAATGTTGAATATAACCCGCTGGTCCTGCTTTACATTGTCGACCGTAAAGTTGAACCAAAACCGGTAGCGTGGATTGCACGTGTCCGGACGGAGAAATAGATCATACTCGAACTCGCCGACCAGATCGACCCGGCCAAGATTACCGGTTTCGAACGCTGCATCAAAGCATAGGTGGCCACGTTTCGCTTTGCCACTGTGTCCTGTGGGGTAGGAAAGACAAAACAGGAGGAAACAGATCATTGGGTGTGTGCGGGATATCATTTAGGAGTCGCGCT
This genomic window from Anopheles maculipalpis chromosome 2RL, idAnoMacuDA_375_x, whole genome shotgun sequence contains:
- the LOC126564885 gene encoding cytosolic carboxypeptidase 6, which gives rise to MNPDACDPLAHTSMYQRAEEDSDDSDGEGGLGNVSRVIVRPPGHSGKAKRGHLCFDAAFETGNLGRVDLVGEFEYDLFLRPDTCNPRYRFWFNFTVDNVKQDQRVIFNIVNMNKSRNLFKDGMTPLVKSTSRPKWQRLPRCEVFYYKSPVHQNHYVLSFAFGFDKEDEVYQFALTFPYSYSKMQAYLNAVELKFPETFERSSLGMSIQNRKLELITFDDVKKPDKMEPKNVIHMVVILARIHPGESPASYVVQGLIEFLAAASQPIAKALREHVVFKIVPMLNPDGVFLGNNRCNVIGHDLNRSWNKLSQYTHPTLSAVMKMLKEYDNSSCYQVDFVIDIHAHSSLTGTFIYGSTYDNVYRYERHLVFPKLFATKCEDFCQEHMMFNADDRKSGTARRYFVEALSDNVNTYTLEVSMCGYFLNGTNILTQYTEDGYMRIGRNLARTFLEYYRFTNILPIPPVDELRPRKGGRPRTHRPRARSKTRSEVRVRPKTTRAYAPISYTDLSICYDSATSDDGSPVRYMYGHGNAGYGGFRMRPHVHQDQFSLSNIQAARFSNLDFTSDFRLKVPKAKGGATTQESKMPPIEMLNVPPKPHLTIIDFNQLTRGGLEEATSSGKPIEREKEKIRRHTFKSSSSRKA